The following coding sequences lie in one Spinacia oleracea cultivar Varoflay chromosome 1, BTI_SOV_V1, whole genome shotgun sequence genomic window:
- the LOC110778505 gene encoding pyrroline-5-carboxylate reductase, whose product MAITPIPSDTFKLGFVGAGKMAESIARGVVNSGVLPPSRILTAHLSAQRREAFQSFGVSVVDHNHQVVEECDVVIFSVKPQIVKDVVLRLKPKLSEKQLLVSVVAGTKLKDLQEWAGQSRFIRVMPNTPAAVGMAASVISLGGTATEEDGELIERLFGAIGKAWRANEKLFDAVTGLSGSGPAYIFLAIEALADGGVAAGLPRELAKGLAAQTVLGAASMAVNSGKHPAQLKDDVASPGGTTIAGIHELEKGGFRGTLINAVVAAAKRGHELSQN is encoded by the exons ATGGCGATAACACCAATTCCAAGTGACACATTCAAGCTGGGATTCGTGGGAGCTGGAAAAATGGCGGAAAGCATAGCTAGAGGTGTCGTCAACTCCGGTGTTTTACCTCCTTCCCGGATTCTAACTGCCCACCTCAGCGCCCAACGCCGCGAGGCTTTTCAGTCTTTCGGCGTCTCCGTCGTCGATCACAATCACCAG GTTGTTGAAGAATGTGACGTGGTTATTTTCTCTGTAAAACCTCAAATTG TCAAGGATGTGGTGTTACGGTTGAAACCAAAGCTTTCAGAGAAACAGCTGCTTGTATCAGTTGTTGCTGGAacaaaattgaaggatttacaG GAATGGGCCGGACAAAGCCGTTTTATTAGGGTAATGCCTAATACTCCTGCTGCCGTTGGAATGGCAGCATCAG TGATAAGTTTGGGAGGGACAGCAACTGAAGAGGATGGTGAACTTATAGAAAGATTATTTGGAGCAATTGGCAAGGCTTGGAGAGCCAATGAAAAATTGTTTGATGCAGTTACTGGTCTAAG TGGAAGTGGGCCAGCATATATATTCTTGGCCATTGAAGCATTGGCTGATGGAGGAGTTGCTGCAGGTCTGCCACGAGAACTTGCCAAGGGTTTAGCTGCTCAAACT GTTCTCGGAGCAGCATCCATGGCTGTTAACAGTGGGAAACATCCTGCTCAGCTGAAAGACGATGTTGCATCACCTGGAGGCACAACAATTGCTGGCATTCATGAGTTGGAGAAAGGTGGATTTCGTGGAACCTTGATTAATGCGGTTGTGGCAGCTGCAAAACGGGGTCACGAACTTTCCCAGAACTAA